The stretch of DNA ACCGGACGCCACGCACCCTCAGGTGCTGCTGCTCCACGGCGTGGCAGTGGCTGAGCAGCTCCGCCGCGGTGAGGCTGGTCTCGACGGCGATGACCATGTTCAGGAAGTCCGGCTGGTCCGGCGGGCCGCCCACCGCCTTCGTCTGGACGATCGGCGAGATGGCCAGCAGCCGGACCTCGGGCGGATCAACGAGATCGGCGACGGCGGCGGTCAGGGTGTCGTTACGCTCCCCCAGGTTGCTGCCGAGCGCTATCACGGCGCGGGTGTAGGCGGGGCTCATGACGGGGACTGCTGCACGCGGTGCACGCTGACGGCGACGTCGGCGAATTCGACCTCGATGGGCGCCTTGGGTTTGTGCACGGTGATGTCCACGGCGGTGACGGGGAACTTCGCGAGCACGTCGTCGGCGATCCGCACGGCCAGTGCCTCGATCAGGTTCAGCGGCTCCCCCGTGATCCAGCTCCGGATGCAGTCGGCCACTTCACCGTAGTGCGCGGTGTCCAGGACGTCGTCAGAGACGGCGGCCTTGCCGAAATCGAGGTGCAGCACGGCGTCAACAACGAAAGGCTGTCCGTTGCGGCGTTCGAAGTCGAACACCCCGTGATGGCCGACGGCGGTGACACCGCTCAGCGTGATCTGGTCCATGGCGGCGGCCGGATCAGTTATGGCCGGGGGCGGCCGGCTTAGTCGCCGCGGGGGCTGAAGGTGCCATGTGTGCGGCGACCTTGACAGCGTCAAGGCTGGGGCCGACGTCGTGCACGCGGACTGCCCAGGCGCCGCGGAAGGCGCTGATCGCGGTGATGGCGGCGGTGGCGGCATCGCGTTCCGGTGGCAGGGCGGCCTTGCCGGCCACCGTCAGGAGGGTGCCAAGGAAGCGCTTGCGCGAGGCGGCCACGAGGACCTTGTGGCCCAGGGCCTGAAGGACGTCCAGGTGCTTCAGGAGTTCCCAGTTCTGCACATCGGTCTTGGCGAAGCCCAGGCCCGGATCCACGATGATCTGCTCCGGGGCGACGCCGGCGGCATAGAGCTTGTCCCGGACGCCGGCGATTTCCGCGGCGACGTCTTCCGCCACGTTCCGGTAGTCCGTCAGCGAGTCCATGGTGCTCGCATTTCCGCGGCGGTGCGTCAGGATGTAGGGGACCTTGGTGCGGGCAGCCAGTTCGGCCATCTCCGGCTCCATGGTCAGCCCGGAGACGTCGTTGATGACCGCAGCGCCGGCTTCGAGCGCGGCGGCCGCGGTGGCCGCGTGGGTCGTGTCGATGCTGACCAGGGCGCCGGCCTTCACGAGCGCCTCGATGACCGGCAGGACGCGCCGCTTCTCCTCTTCGACGCTGACCTCGGCCGCGCCGGGGCGCGTTGACTCCCCGCCGACGTCGATGATGTCGGCCCCCGCGTAGAACATCCGCAGCCCGGCGGCGATGGCGGTATCCGCCGTCGGGTGCTTGCCGCCGTCGCTGAAGGAGTCCGGGGTGACGTTCAGGATGCCCATCACGAGGGTCCGGTCCGTGGGCAGGTCCTTGAAGCGCGCCACCGGGCGGGGCTTGCGCAGGATGGGCAGGGGCGAGGTTGCCGGCCCGGTTCCAGGGGCTGCAGCGAGGGAGTCCATTGTCTGTTGTATTACCTTCCGATGATGAGGCTCATGGCTTCGGCACGGGTGGCCGGGTCATGCAGTTGCCCGCGTACCGCGCTGGTGACGGTCTTGGCACCGGGCTTGCGGATGCCGCGCATGGACATGCAGAGGTGTTCGCATTCGATGACGACGATCGCGCCGCGCGGTTTGAGGTGGGCGACGAGGGCTTCGACGATCTGGGTGGTCAGCCGTTCCTGGACCTGCGGGCGGCGGGCGAACATGTCCACCAGCCGCGCCAGCTTGCTCAGGCCGGTGACCTTGCCGTCGTGCGAGGGGATGTAGCCGACGTGCGCCACCCCGTGGAACGGCACGAGGTGGTGCTCGCAGGTGGAGTAGAAGGGAATGTCCTTGACCAGCACCAGTTCCTCATGGTCGAGGTCGAAGGTGGTGGCCAGGATTTCAGCCGGATCATGGTGCAGGCCGGCGAACATCTCGGTGTAGGCCTTGGCCACCCGCTTCGGGGTGTCCACGAGTCCGGAGCGGTCCGGGTCCTCGCCGATGGCCAGCAGGATTTCCCGCACCGCCGCCTCGATCCGGGGGCGGTCCACGGCCGAAACGGGCGTGGACGCATCCCCCGTCATCGGGGCGGCGGTGGCAGGAATATTGTCGTCGTCAAAGATGAAAGTCACGGAAACAGCCTAGCCGGGATGGCCGTCGGGCCCCAGATCCGTGACACCGCCCTGGAAGGGCTCCTGGCTGGCGACGCCCTGGGCGTGCGGCGGGAACGTGTCCAGCGGTTCCTCGAGCCGGG from Arthrobacter sp. PAMC25564 encodes:
- the folB gene encoding dihydroneopterin aldolase; translated protein: MDQITLSGVTAVGHHGVFDFERRNGQPFVVDAVLHLDFGKAAVSDDVLDTAHYGEVADCIRSWITGEPLNLIEALAVRIADDVLAKFPVTAVDITVHKPKAPIEVEFADVAVSVHRVQQSPS
- the folE gene encoding GTP cyclohydrolase I FolE, producing the protein MTGDASTPVSAVDRPRIEAAVREILLAIGEDPDRSGLVDTPKRVAKAYTEMFAGLHHDPAEILATTFDLDHEELVLVKDIPFYSTCEHHLVPFHGVAHVGYIPSHDGKVTGLSKLARLVDMFARRPQVQERLTTQIVEALVAHLKPRGAIVVIECEHLCMSMRGIRKPGAKTVTSAVRGQLHDPATRAEAMSLIIGR
- the folK gene encoding 2-amino-4-hydroxy-6-hydroxymethyldihydropteridine diphosphokinase: MSPAYTRAVIALGSNLGERNDTLTAAVADLVDPPEVRLLAISPIVQTKAVGGPPDQPDFLNMVIAVETSLTAAELLSHCHAVEQQHLRVRGVRWGPRTLDVDIITYGDLVSSDPALTLPHPRAAERAFVLYPWSLIDPAAELNGEPVGDLAAKAADFADLTPFDGFQHASGVAGAEQP
- the folP gene encoding dihydropteroate synthase — translated: MDSLAAAPGTGPATSPLPILRKPRPVARFKDLPTDRTLVMGILNVTPDSFSDGGKHPTADTAIAAGLRMFYAGADIIDVGGESTRPGAAEVSVEEEKRRVLPVIEALVKAGALVSIDTTHAATAAAALEAGAAVINDVSGLTMEPEMAELAARTKVPYILTHRRGNASTMDSLTDYRNVAEDVAAEIAGVRDKLYAAGVAPEQIIVDPGLGFAKTDVQNWELLKHLDVLQALGHKVLVAASRKRFLGTLLTVAGKAALPPERDAATAAITAISAFRGAWAVRVHDVGPSLDAVKVAAHMAPSAPAATKPAAPGHN